A window of the Branchiostoma floridae strain S238N-H82 chromosome 12, Bfl_VNyyK, whole genome shotgun sequence genome harbors these coding sequences:
- the LOC118428278 gene encoding pseudouridine-5'-phosphatase-like, translating into MKAKMMGMTPQQGASYLIKTLDLPMTEEHYHEWTTKRYAELMPTAEMLPGAEKVVRHLHKHRVPIGLSTGSDAEKFNTKTTNHREFFKLFDPLVTCGSDPEVKHGKPHADAFLVPATRFPDKPNPAQCLAFEDSPNGVDSALNAGMQVVMVPHPNLDRSLCTNGTLVLNSLEDFRPEEFGLPAYAS; encoded by the exons ATGAAGGCCAAAATGATGGGGATGACGCCTCAACAGGGTGCCTCATACCTTATTAAGACATTAG ACCTTCCCATGACTGAGGAGCATTACCATGAATGGACCACCAAAAGATATGCTGAACTCATGCCAACAGCGGAGATGCTACCTG GTGCAGAGAAGGTTGTACGTCACCTTCACAAACACAGGGTCCCCATCGGTCTCTCCACGGGATCGGACGCGGAGAAGTTCAACACCAAGACGACCAATCACAGGGAGTTCTTCAAGCTGTTTGACCCCTTGGTGACCTGTGGAAGTGACCCGGAAGTGAAACATGGCAAGCCTCATGCTGATGCATTCCTGGTGCCTGCAACAAGGTTTCCTGACAAACCCAACCCAGCCCAG tgctTGGCTTTTGAAGACTCACCGAATGGTGTGGACTCTGCACTGAATGCTGGGATGCAGGTTGTCATGGTGCCACACCCAAACCTGGACCGAAGCCTCTGCACCAATGGCACTCTCGTTTTAAACTCGCTGGAGGATTTCCGTCCAGAAGAGTTTGGACTACCTGCTTATGCTAGCTAG